The following proteins are encoded in a genomic region of Coffea eugenioides isolate CCC68of chromosome 6, Ceug_1.0, whole genome shotgun sequence:
- the LOC113774260 gene encoding transcription factor bHLH19-like, whose protein sequence is MQKKFADKRRRETLKQFIVLSTLLPSITKTDKISIIEEAVKHIRQLKEEIDKLKQYYPKQAVLAKKSQGFENQESCSRYESSLVSCERQLPEIEVRMYEKNILLTI, encoded by the exons ATGCAGAAAAAATTTGCAGATAAGAGGCGTCGAGAGACTCTCAAGCAATTCATCGTTTTATCTACTCTTCTTCCTAGCATAACAAAG ACGGACAAAATTTCAATCATAGAAGAAGCTGTCAAGCACATCAGGCAACTCAAAGAAGAGATTGACAAACTAAAGCAATATTATCCTAAACAAGCAGTTCTTGCAAAGAAGTCGCAAGGTTTTGAGAATCAAGAAAGCTGTTCTAGGTACGAAAGTTCGTTAGTTTCCTGTGAGAGACAGCTCCCGGAGATTGAAGTCAGAATGTATGAGAAGAATATCCTTCTGACCATTTGA